A window of Ruminiclostridium herbifermentans genomic DNA:
TCATTAAAAGCCAACCTACCTTTCATCTCTTTTATGACAAACTGTATTACAGCAGCTTTATTACTGTATCAGTGGTTAATTTTTGCTTCAGCTTCTGTTTTAACTCTCCAAGGAGACGGTCAATATCCTCATCATTTCGTATAATCCAAGTCTCCTCAAAGAGTTCATTTACAGTAACATTAATGGTTCTGCTGGTTTTATAGTTGCTGTTTGGCGACTTATCATCTTCACCAATGGTCGAGGTACCAGAATAAGTTCCTCCAACCGAAGCATTTCTTTTCTTGTATTCAGCATTTATCTTTTCTATCAAGCGGATTTTTAGCCTATCACTTTCCGTCTTCATAGCTATTGCTTCATACATATTGTTTGCGTGGTCAATTCTATAGAGCAGGTTCTCAAACTCTTTTTTAGATTCTGCCCTTAATTGCTCACTTGCTGAAAGCTCATCCAGTTCTTTTATAACTTTTGAGTAGTCATTTTCAATTATTTTCTTAACAGGCTCACATTCCTTCTCAAGCAGCACTCCAAACTCCACCCTGAATTTTTCTACCAAATCAGGGAGCTTTATGATCTGCGAATATGGCATCGGTGACTCAACAATGCTTTCAATCTCCTTAATAATACCAACCGCAATGGTACTATCGGTAAAATAGGTGCGGTTTGCTTCAAATAATGAAAGCATTTTCAGTGCCTTATCAAATATTTCTCTCTGGTTGCCCGCAAAAAATTTTTTTATATCAGAGGCTTTTTCCTCGTAGTCTAATAAATCATCGGACACTTCAGCCATTCTGCTGAAAAATTCTGTTGAATCTTTTATTTTCAGTATTTCAGAGAATATTTTTTTACCATCTTCAAGAACTTGCTTGCCTGGATAAGATGCTACCTTATACTCACCAAGAAGGTCTACGATTGTATCATGTTCACCCTGGCAAAGCTCTTTAAAGCTTACCATAAGGCCGTCTTCATCGCTTGGTAGGGCTGTACGGTTAAACAACTCTTTTGCTAGGGTTTTTACATTGTTGAGTAAGCTTGAAGATACCCTTGTCCTGATTTTTACCAAAACCCTTTCCACGAAATCACGTTTAGTAAGGTAGTTTATTATCTGGGGATTAGAAGCTTCTATATATTCGCTGCCATAAATGAGCCGAATTTCCTGTTCACGTAGGAGCTCGGCTATTAGTCCTTGAATATCAAGCTCTCGGTAACCATAAGGAGCCTTACTATAAAGGTCAAGTATAGTCTTTACTGTAGTAGGAATATTCCGCTCACTGTTTCTCGTAAGAAATGCAGTTAACTCTTCTATTGCCAGCTTATTTGGATTTTCACCATCTGGCATATTGGATAGCCTCATCTGACGGTTATCCTTCATAAGAAGCCCAGCTAGTTCAGATGTTGTATCGATAAACTTTTTGATATATCCAAGTTTTGTATATATTCCTTCTACCAGTACTTTAAAGCCTTCAGAAATTCTCTCTTGCACACTCTTCTCACGAATATCTAATTTGTTGCCCAAAGCGTACATATCAGCTTTTTTCAGTGCATCAATGAGTTGTTCACGGCTTCTTTCTCTTCTTGTTCTGATTTCAGCAGTTTTGCTTGCTTTGATAAGCTCAACTTCCTCGGTAGCAAGCACACCGCTTTTACGGCGTAAGAAAGCGTCTATCTTCATTGCTCGTTCCATTTCTTCAATAAAACTTGTATCATCTGGCAACTTGATGACAAGAGCATTGCCATGGTAGGAAAGAAGTTTAAGCCCTGTATCTGTTGTATCTCCACTATAATACGGAGTGAGTATCCTTAAAGTAAGTTCCTCTTTTTGGTTTCCACGAGGCCTGTCGTCTATAATTTGGTTAAAGCCAAAATCATACCGTGAATATTTATACTTACGATCAGGGTATATGCCAGCAAAGATCTCGTCACCGATTTTGTCAATCAATTCTCCAGAATCAATAGAGATATTTTGAATTTCTTTATTTATATCCTGTTCTTCATTGGTCAGGAAGATATATCTATCCCCATTTTTTTGTATTAATGTCTGTTTTTCAAGACGGCGGAGACTAGCATCAATTTTCTTTTTAAGAACCAACTTGTCTTCATCTACAAATGAAAGCATTACTGCAGATAGATTGTCAATATTGGCTGGAAGCTCCTTGACATACTTAAGCATGAATAAGACCTTAAGTACATCAATATCAAAAGGTTTTTCTAAATTATCATTCCTTTCAGCCCTGTCTATAACAATTTTGATATTATGGTCTAGGAACTTGTCGATAGTATCATAAAAGGCCTGAAGCGGAATAAGCGTACCTAACTCCTTATCAAGATACTTTATTGCTGACTCTTGGAAGCCGCTCAAAAGGCTTCTTTCACCTTCACTTAAATGCTTTCCGCTTGCACCATGTAGCCTGATTCCGTTGAAAATAGACTGCACCAAGTGGAACTGATATGGTACAAAAGGATAAACAGCTGCAAAATCCATAGAATTTTTATAAATCTTCATCTCCGCAGCATCAGCAGAGAATGAAAGCTGATTTTTCAAAATTGCTTCCTTATCACTAAAGTAAAGCTCCAGTGTTTCACGAGCAGCTGTTTTTTTATCCAACAGCCTGCGTTTAATTACTTCGTCAACATTAGCACTGGAAAGTGAAAGCCTAGTATCAAATCTTCCAAGAATCTTTGAGAATTGGTCACTTTTTACCTTTACAATACTATCAATATCCTGCTGGGAAGTACAAATTACCCATGCTTTACCACCGCACTGTGTTCCCAAAGCTTCTACTACAGTCTGCAGGTTAAGAAGCAGATCTGTATTATCACCAATATATTGTCCTATTTCATCACATAGGAAAACAAGATGGTAATTTCTTGGCTTACTTTCGATATATTCACGCACTCTTTGAGCAAATTTTTCTACGGAAAGGTTATAAGTGGACTCACACTTCTCATACCAGTTACGAGCTGATTCAACACTCATTTTTGTTGTATCGGCAAGTGCCTGAACAATGTTGTCACCCTCAAAATAGAAGTCATTTCGAGCATCTTCCCAATCCTGACCTGACAATTCAAGGAACTTGTTTTTGAAGGCTTCATATGTACCTTCCTTGCTCATTTGATATTCAATTTCGGCAACCCAAGGCATACTTCCACAAAAGCCCTGCATTTCATTGAATACCTTCATAAAAACCTTGACGATTGCGTCCTTATTTAGTTTTGAGTCAGAATCCGCTTTATAATCGATATTAAATAAAATTACATCGCTGCTAATATCACCAGCCAGCTTCATGTTTGCAAGCAGAGCAGGGTTATCTATCTTCCCGTCGAAAAATGAAACAGCCTTTTTCCCTTTTACCTCAACGTTTTTTAGCAGATATGAAAGAATTTTCAAGAAGTGGGATTTACCGCTTCCAAAGAAGCCTGAAATCCAACAACCCATTTTATCAGTACGGCCATTTATACTTTTTATATATGCACTAAAAAAGGTATCAAGGTGCTTGTAAAGCTCACGTGTAACTACATATTCTTCGAGGTCATTGTATATTATCTCCTCCTCACGCTGATCAACCTTGATAACTCCTTGAATCTCTCTGGTAATGTCTTTTTCAAACATATTCCTGATCAACATCTTCAAATCCACCTTACCTTTCTATTAGCCTGAAAGCTCTATAATAATTATCATCTTTAATTTCATCAAACAGCTTCAGCGATAAACCGTCATAGGTACCTGGAAAAAACATTACCAGCGGTACATTAATAGCCGAATGGAGGTTGTTTAATATGGTATGGGACCTAATAAACGGATACGCTTTACCCACTCCAACTAGGAATACAATATTACCGTCATTCACATTACTCTTTATGGTTTCAATAATCAAATCATTTGGCATAGTAAGACGAAGGGTTTTCTTAATAGGATTAACTATTGCATCCGAACCTTTTGCCTCTTCCATTTGGAATACTTTTTCTAAATAGCCCTTATCCTTCAGGATATTAAGCATAATCTTATATAAATCAAACACTTTAATTTCTGGCATTTCTTTTACAAGAAAGTCCACATGAGCCCGAACAATATGCTCGTCCTTGGGATCATAATCAAATATGTGAAAATTAATTTCATTTCCAGTTCCTCGGTTTTCACGAAACTGCTTCTTTGATATTTCAGGCAGTATCTTATCCAGTCTTTCATAAATAGTCATGTGTTCACCTTCTTTCATTATTCGAGGCACATAGCCTTCCTATACAGTTCAGAGAATAACCCACAGACTTCCTTTTCTATTAGCGGAGGTGTTATCTCGAGATAGGAATTGTTCATCTTTGCAAACCCTGCCTCTAGCAAAGCCTTTTTATAAGCATTCCGCAGCTGTCGGAGATTGTTATCCTTCCATTTTGCTACTATGTTGCTTGTTTCAGCTTTTCTTTGAAAGAAAAGCATAAAGTCCGAATCGTATATCAAGTGTTCTCCAGCATAATGCCTATCGGAATATACTTCTTTAAAAAACTCAAAAAATAACAAATCGACATTCAATAATGCATATAACGCTACTGCCTTTGCAGTATCTATACTGCCGTTAGCCAAAACATTCAGCAGTTCAGGTGATAAAGATTTCAAACGAGTCAATATTTTTGTAGCAAGATCTCTTTTCCTTCGTTCTTTAACTACTTGGAAAATATTTTCCATTTCAGATTTCCTTATTATATCTTTATCATCAAAGCTATTAACCTTTAGTGATGCTGCTTTCCTCATTTCATTGAAGAGCAATGGCATTTCTTTTAGTGTAGAACTGTACCTTAACATATGCTCCTCCAATCTTCAATCTTTTCTATCTAAAATTTTCGACACAACCTCAAGTCGCTTTTTTCCGCATTGTTGACGAAGTACAGTTGTAAATTCTCCAGATGTATTGGTAAATACTTTGGTTTCATTGTTTTCTACTATTCTTTTAATACTATCAATCATTTCATTTTCAAGAATTTCACTACACCAATACTTATCAATTACTCTTGACAAAGCTTCTGCAAGCTCACGCTGGTTTTTATAAAAACTTTTGATTTCCATTTAGTCACCTGCTTACCTTTTATCATTTTTATATTGTTTTCTTATTATATCATTATCATTTTTATACTACAACATTAAATGTAATTTTTTGTAAGTCTTTAATTACGACCCACTCCACTGTTTATCATGCTTGTGAGTAAAAATAGACTTTACATCCCATCATTGCTAATATGAAGACATAAAATAATATCACATTACAAAGGAGCGATATATATTGCCTTATATGTATGCTACAATTCGTGATTTTCGATCGTTGATCGTTTACCAAAGGGCCAAAGAAATGGCTAATGATATATGCGAACTATCGAAAAAATTCCCACCGTCAGAGAGACCTGCTATAACTTTTAAGCGGTTCAGGTTGTTTAATACGCTCTCAGCATATTCCATTGTAGGATATCTGAAAATACTGTTGATTTCAGTGCTGAAGCTTGTGTACCACCATTTCAGTTGTTTATCATCGTCAGCTAGTATAAATATACTGTTACTATCAACAAATCTACCAAACTGATTTTTAATTACATAACATTTTTTCTCTGGAACTAACATTGATTTAACTTTAATATGATGAGACATTTTTGCTCTGTAGTTGTCACTCTCTAGCTTTAACAAAGCTAATTCAGCCCTTTCCTGACTATTATAGCTACGTTCCATTTTAGGATAACAGGAATATGTATACTCGTATTTGCTTATGCGTTTTATGCTATCTGCATGTACATGTTGGTTATTTTCGTCAACAATAAAAAGTCTGATTGAGTATCCTAAGTTCCCATAACTCTATATTTGCTTTCACGTAAATTATATTGGGTTTTTACTGTACTTAGATATCCATCGGTACAATTTAAAAATGGAATCATATGTAATCTATCCATATTTACTTTTGGATTCTTACCAGAAGTTGACCCAAGCCGTAATAAATCATTCCATCAAAATGCAGTACTCCAACCTGCAATAAATGCTCTTTACCCTTTATATCCATTATCAATTTCATTGCACAACCAAAATTTTCTATTGTATGTACTGATGAACAATATGATAAATGGGTTGCAAGTAAACAAATACTCAATTTAGATAATCAAAGTAAGATTGTTGTAATAAATAAGGTTAAGAAGGATAAATTGTAAACTTCTATCAAGGGCGGTTACTATCTCAGCACATTGTTAGGTACTAACCGCTTGCTAAACAAAAAACGCCCTCCGTTTCTGGAAGGCGTATAGTATAGGACTATATCAACTAATTTTTTCACTTTGTTCTTTTCTGAATAGTTCATCAATATTATTTACTCTTACTTTTATTGTATTATCAATATTATTAATCTTATCTGCTCTTGCAGTACCATAAACATCAAAATCCCAATGTCCTTTAATAAGTCTTATTTTAACGCTTTGTCCTTTATATTTATCTGGTCTATTTATGTCAATGCATTGATATATAACATTATGTGGTATAACAGCAATCTTACTTTTATTAAGTGCATGTCTTCCACAAACAAAGACAAAATATAAATTTCTACTATTTGTTTTAAGTGTTTTTATTTCATCAATTTGACTTTTCGTAAATGGAAAGTTCCATATGCTACTACCCCTTGAATCACTCTCACTGGAAGGACTTTCACTACATTTTACATATACTCTAAAATCTCCTTTGTCTGTTGTAAAATCATATATTTTTCTATTTATATCAACTCGTTCATCGAAGAGAGCAGGAACAATTCCATTATTTAATAAATATGATAAAAAAGCTCCACAATAAAAATCTTCTCTTGTAATATTCATTATCAGTTACCCCTAAAGTTTTATACAACCCATACTTTTCTCTAACTCTTCTTTACGAGAATCTTCTCCATACTCTATCTTATAAAGTAAATCTGAAATCATTTCTTTTAATTGACCAATATGTGTTGAAAGATAGCCATCCATTTGTGCATTTGTCAAGTCATAAACCCTACCATTTTCTAACTGTTGAAGTTTATTATTGATGTTTTGAATTTCAATAGAAAACCTTTTTGAAATGTCAATCTTTTTCTCACACATAGTAATTCCTCCAAATAAAAATTAAGCTTTTCCCGCTTCCCACTTTTTACCACACTTTAAACAAGTTATCATTACTTTTTTACTTCCCAACATTCCACCTAATAAACCAACGGAACCAAGCAATAATCCCCCTGCTGCTGCTTTACCTAATCCAAATCCTTTATTTCCAGCTGCTATTTGTGTTGATCCGCATTTAGGACATTTAATTTCATCAGCCATTTCAATATACCTCCTACATTAACATTTTCTTTTATTTTACAACCAATGTATGGAAATATCAATAATAAATGTAAAAAATAGAAGGAAAGTTGTCAGATGTTGAGTCCTTATAACTAAGTAATAGGTTCTCGCTTACGAAAGCGTAAACTACATTAGTTTTCCCCTTTAAAGGGGAGCAGAAATCAAACTCAATCACATTGGAAGGACTGAGTTTAGAAGTGAATTTAACACCTTTCTAAATTTCCATATAAATTAATCAAATACAGACTATCTGAACCTCAAATTAGAGTTTCAGGTATAAGGGGTATAGGGTATATTATTTGAACGGTTTAAAGTGTGTTTTAGGGTTGATTATAAGAGAAAAAAGAACCTTTTCGATTTTATCGGCAAGGCTCTTAATTGGATACGGTTATTTGGCTCTTTGTTACTTTTTAAACATATTCTTCTTCGTTTGACTCTTTGGTGCAATCTCGTCAATTATAATTGCTATATCCTTAGTATTAGCATTATAGTACGTATTTAACTCCTTGAGTGTACTATGTCCTGTGAGTTTTTAAAGTAGGAGAGCATTTGTATTATTATTTACAGCATTAGTTATAAATGTGTGCCTATATTTGTGAATTCCTGTCTGTAGCACTCCCCTAGACCTATTATATTTTTTTAATTCCTTATTGATTGTACTAGTGCTTAACCTATTGTTATATACTGTACAAAACAAATACTCATCAGGGTTGTCAAATTTTCTGATACTTAAATATTCTTCAAGTACTTCATATAGTGAACTAGATACTGGAATATACCTTTTTGTTTTTTGTATGATTTAAAGCTATTACTCTGTTGACCATATCAACATTCATAACCTTGAGATTAATTAATTCTGTACGCCTAATAGCTGTACTGGCAAATACCCAAACTATACACCAATTGCGTATTGATACAAAATCCTTCTGTTTAGGTGGTTTTAACAATAGATTCATTTCTTGTTCAGTATAGATATCCTTGAATGTCTTTTGAACTTTTAATTCAATTATTTCGACTTTTGGTAAATACCCTTTACTATGTCCATAATTAAAAATAGGAGACAATTTTCGAATATATGAGTTAATTGTAGTATCTTTAAAACCGTTCTTTTTTAAGTAAAGAATATACATGTTAACAGTGACTGAATTAATAGGACTATCTCCATTAAACTCGTTAAAATACTTTAATGCATATTTGTATCCCTTAATCGTAATTTCAGATGTACCTCGTATAGTACATAAATTATAGTATTTTTCAGCTACTTCACCCAAACTTTTTTCTTTACTTTTTTGTGTCCGAAATGCTTGTTTACCATATGTTTTCCCCTTTAGCATAATTACTCTTCCCTTCCTTATTATTTTTGACGTGTCTACATCATACACACGTTAAAAACCATCAAAAAATGGTAAAAAAAGTGTGTACAATATACTATTTTTATAGCAACATCATACACACTTTTATTATTTATTTTATTTAAATTAAATACTCAGACCCTTTATTACAGCGTTTCGGCATCACTATTGTACCTGGCTTGCTGCATAGTCGCCCTGCTCACCTACGTTCCCATTGCTCCTTGCGCTGCGCAATAAACGCCTCGCTTCTTCTGCCTTTGTGCAGCGCTTGGCGTTTACTCCCACTCAATAGTTGAAGGTGGCTTACTGGTGATATCATACACTACTCTGTTTATGTTTTTGCACTCGTTGACAATGCGGTTTGAGATTTTTTCCAGCAAGTCATATGGAATTCTCGCCCAGTCAGCTGTCATGAAGTCAGTTGTTGTTACTGCGCGAAGTGCTAATGTATAGTCATAAGTTCTTTCATCGCCCATAACACCAACGCTCCTCATGTTTGTAAGTACTGTGAAGTATTGATTTATGTCTCTTGATATACCTGCTGCCTTTATTTCCTCACGGAAGATGTAGTCTGTATCTCTAAGTAAATCAAGCTTTTCCTTTGTCAAATCGCCAATAACTCTGATAGCAAGTCCTGGACCTGGGAATGGCTGTCTCCAAACTAAATCCTCTGGTATTCCAAGCTCTTCTCCAGCTTTTCTTACTTCATCCTTAAATAGATTTCTTAATGGCTCAATAATTTCCTTAAAATCAACATAGTCAGGAAGTCCGCCTACATTGTGATGGCTCTTTATTACAGCTGCATCACCGTGTCCGCTTTCTATAACATCAGGATAAATTGTTCCCTGAACTAAGAAGTCCACAGTTCCAATTTTCTTTGCTTCTTCCTCGAAAACTCTTATAAATTCTTCACCAATAATCTTTCTCTTTCTTTCTGGATCAGATACTCCAGCAAGCTTTGCTAAAAATCTATCTTCGCAATTTACACGAATCAAATTAATATCAAACTGCTTTCTGAATATATTTTCAACCTCGTCGCCTTCATTCTTTCTTAAAAGACCATGGTCAACAAATATACATGTAAGCTGCTTTCCTACTGCCTTGCTTATAAGTACAGCTGCTACAGATGAATCAACACCGCCTGATAATGCACAAAGTACCTTTTTGTCTCCAACCTTTTCCTTTATTGCCTTAATAGAATTCTCAACAAATGCAGACATCTTCCAGTCACCCTTGCAGCCACAAATGCTGTACAGGAAGTTTCGTAGCATTTCCTTTCCCTTTGGTGTATGCATAACTTCAGGGTGGAATTGAACTGCATAAAATTTCTTTTCTTCATTCTGCATTGCTGCTGTTGGACAGTTTGCTGAAGTTGCAGTAACCTTAAAGCCCTCTGGTGCATTATCAACATAATATGTGTGGCTCATCCAGCAAGTAGTATTTTCATCAACATCCTTGAAGAATGGCTGTGATTTATCGACATTAATATCAACTTTACCATATTCTCTCTGGGTTGCTGCTGCAACACTTCCGCCAAGCATAACACTCATTAATTGCATACCATAGCAAATTCCAAGTACAGGAACTCCTAATTCAAAAACACCTGGGTCACATTTTGGTGCACCCTCATCTAATACAGAAGCAGGCCCACCGGTAAAAATAATTCCTTTAGGATTGTATGACTTTATACGTTCTATTGAAGCACTGTATGGAATAACCTCACAGTAAACGTTTGCTTCTCTGACACGGCGAGCAATCAATTGATTATATTGACCGCCGAAATCAATTACCAAAACCATTTCATTGTTCAACTTTCACAGCTCCTCTTTGTAAATATTAATTTTATTATAATTGTAAAATAAAAGAATATGTACACTCTTTTACATAAAACAACATTTGAATAAGTCTTCAATATATTATAACGAATTTTATTAATTGTGCATAGCATAAAGATGTGTTTTTTTATTAATCTACTTACCCACACACCCACACAAAAACTATCTGCGCTGAAACTTTACAAAAACAAAAGAAGCTACTCAGTTACGAGAACTTTTTAAGAAAATTGAAAAATTCATATATAACAAAGAAGAGTATAAAAAATTGCCTCAACCCAAAATTGGCTACGCTTAAATACAGTTGACATCGGCTTTTAAAAATATCTCTTCCCCACAAAGTTTTTAAGATTTATTTAGTGGAATACCCACCCATTCCCCTCTCACCATTCAAATAATTAAAGCGCTTTCCCTGAAAACTCCCAATCTCAGTCATTTTCATTTCAATTGCATCTTGAATTTTCCACCAGCTAGTACTCCAGTTACAAAAAACCGTTCTATCAGCTGGAGCTCGTCCAATTAATCTTTGAATAACAATATCAGGATTGAGATGCTCCAAAAAGGCTATTGTTCTATCAACAAATTCATCCATAGTTATAGGCAAAGCTTCTCCTCGCAAATACTGTTTTTCAAGTTCTGTGTCCTTCAATATAAATAGGGAATGGCACTTAACCTGCGAAACACCAAGGGCAGAGAGAATTTTAGCACCTTCAACTACATCGTCTATATTTTCCATTGGCAAATCAGTTATGTAATGGGCGCACACCTCAAGCTGATATTTCTTTATTCTAGTCACCGCATCAATAAATTCAGCCAAAGTATGCCCTCTATTAAGCTTTTTTAAGGTATGATAGTTAACGGTCTGCAAACCAAGTTCAATAACAATATCTATAACCTTCTCACCTTTAAGCTTTGCCAAAAATTCCATATACCTGTCAGAAATACAATCAGGTCTGGTAGAAATATAAATAGCTACAATGTCATCAGCGCAAGCTTCTTCGATATTTTTAACAAACAATTCAAATGGTAAATATGTATTTGAATAATTTTGAAAATAAGCGATAAACTTTTGGCTTGAATAATTCTTTCCTATATATTTGGCGTTTTGCTTAAGCTGCTCTGAAACAGACATTTCACAAGAAAGGTTTTCAAAGCCTGCACCCTCTTCACCGCAAAAAATACAGCCAGCTTTGCTGATATTCCCATCTCTGTTTGGGCAAGTTACAGGAAGATTTAATGGAAGCTTGTATACCTTTGTACCATATTTATTTCGTAAATAATCAGAAAATTTATTGTATAGCAACACAATTACCTTCTCGTTTATATTTTTCGCTTACCAACTCATACACCTTGTTAATAGGCATACCAGTTTTCATTGCAATATTTTTACAATCCTCATACTCTGGAGCAAATTTCATTATATCATCACTGCTTGCCACCTTAACCCTAACAGCACCATATTGGGTATCTACTTTAACCAATTCCCTGTTCATACAATATCTCTGAGAATGGCTGATTCTAACACCCAATGTAGATGTCTCTTTAAAAATGATATCAGTGAACTTCTTCTCGTCACCACATTTAGCTAATACAGTAAGCACTACTGAAGGTCGGCTTTTTTTCATGTAAATAGGTGTATAATATACGTCTAACGCTCCGCTGTCAAAAAGTTTTTCCATTGTATAACCTAATATTTCAGGCGACATGTTATCTATATTGGTTTCAAGAATTGATATTTCATCATTAGGAATAGAATCATGCTCATAAAGCGTTCCAACCACTGCTCTTAATGCATTAAAACGACCAGTATCACGCTTTCCCATGCCATATCCTGTACGTTCTATTGATAATGGAGGCATTTTCCCAAAGCTTGAGCAGGTAACCTTCAAAATAGCCATTCCTGTTGGAGTTACCATCTCGCAGGGTACATCTTCAGTAACTAGTGGAATATTACTTTCACAAAGCATTTCCATAACAGCTGGTACTGGTACAGGCATCAGCCCATGGGCACATTTTACAAAACCTTTTCCATCATGAAGTTCTGAAGCATAGATTCTTTCCACACCAAGCATATCAATACATATGCAAGCGCCTATAATATCAACAATAGAATCTACTGCACCAACCTCATGAAAGTGTATTTCATTAATTCCCTTGCCATGAACCTTTGCCTCTGCTCTTGCTAGTTCTCTAAAAATCTTTGTGCTCATAGCTTTAACTCTAGGCTTCAAATCACTCATATTTATAATATTTTCAATATCCGCAAGGTTTCTCTCAGGCTGTGAGTGAGAGTGGTGAGAATGAGAGTGAGTTTGTCCGGAGCACTTCTCTATATGTGAGTGTGAATGAGTTTTTTCATGATGACAACCGTTGCTATTTTCATTATTATTTATAAACTGGTTTTCATATACCTTCTCATAGTCAATAAATTCTATAGCCTTATGATCTTCATTTTCATGACAATGCATATGACCTGATTCCTCATCATCGAGTATTACTACTACATCAGTACCAGAAATCCCATTTTTGACAACCTTCCTGATTTCTATTGAATATCCAGTTAGATTTAGTTTCTTAAGTTCATTAAGAAAAACGTCTTGCTCTAAGCCCAAATCAAGCAACGCACCTAAAGTCATATCACCACTAATTCCAGAAAAGCAGTCAAAATATAATACTCTCATTACATCCTCCATTTAAACAGTTGTTTCCATTAATCCTATTTCTATTTAAAGCTTCTATTTAAATTTTCTATTTAAAGCTTGTTTATATTACTCGCCAAATATCCTGCCCCAAAACCGTTGTCAATATTCACTACCCCAATTCCACTAGCGCAGCTATTTAGCATTGTCAAAAGTGCCGCCAAGCCGCCAAAGCTTGCTCCATAACCAACGCTTGTAGGAACTGCAATTACCGGCTTATCCACTAATCCACCAACAACACTTGCTAGTGCACCTTCCATACCAGCAACTACAATTATTACATTTGCCTCAGAAATAATATCCATTTTTGATAATAGTCTATGAATTCCAGCAACTCCTACATCATATATTCTAGTAACTCTATTGCCTAGCACCTCAGCCGTTACAGCTGCTTCCTCAGCCACAGGAATGTCAGAAGTTCCTGCAGTAATAACTGCAATTTGCTTCTCTGTAATAATAATTTCTTTTCTTTTGACAACAACAATCCTTGCATCCCGATGATATTCTGCATCAGAAGTCAATTGACATATTGCATCATATACCTCCTGAGAAGC
This region includes:
- the guaA gene encoding glutamine-hydrolyzing GMP synthase, with the translated sequence MNNEMVLVIDFGGQYNQLIARRVREANVYCEVIPYSASIERIKSYNPKGIIFTGGPASVLDEGAPKCDPGVFELGVPVLGICYGMQLMSVMLGGSVAAATQREYGKVDINVDKSQPFFKDVDENTTCWMSHTYYVDNAPEGFKVTATSANCPTAAMQNEEKKFYAVQFHPEVMHTPKGKEMLRNFLYSICGCKGDWKMSAFVENSIKAIKEKVGDKKVLCALSGGVDSSVAAVLISKAVGKQLTCIFVDHGLLRKNEGDEVENIFRKQFDINLIRVNCEDRFLAKLAGVSDPERKRKIIGEEFIRVFEEEAKKIGTVDFLVQGTIYPDVIESGHGDAAVIKSHHNVGGLPDYVDFKEIIEPLRNLFKDEVRKAGEELGIPEDLVWRQPFPGPGLAIRVIGDLTKEKLDLLRDTDYIFREEIKAAGISRDINQYFTVLTNMRSVGVMGDERTYDYTLALRAVTTTDFMTADWARIPYDLLEKISNRIVNECKNINRVVYDITSKPPSTIEWE
- a CDS encoding TIGR01212 family radical SAM protein (This family includes YhcC from E. coli K-12, an uncharacterized radical SAM protein.), whose amino-acid sequence is MLYNKFSDYLRNKYGTKVYKLPLNLPVTCPNRDGNISKAGCIFCGEEGAGFENLSCEMSVSEQLKQNAKYIGKNYSSQKFIAYFQNYSNTYLPFELFVKNIEEACADDIVAIYISTRPDCISDRYMEFLAKLKGEKVIDIVIELGLQTVNYHTLKKLNRGHTLAEFIDAVTRIKKYQLEVCAHYITDLPMENIDDVVEGAKILSALGVSQVKCHSLFILKDTELEKQYLRGEALPITMDEFVDRTIAFLEHLNPDIVIQRLIGRAPADRTVFCNWSTSWWKIQDAIEMKMTEIGSFQGKRFNYLNGERGMGGYSTK
- the larC gene encoding nickel pincer cofactor biosynthesis protein LarC; amino-acid sequence: MRVLYFDCFSGISGDMTLGALLDLGLEQDVFLNELKKLNLTGYSIEIRKVVKNGISGTDVVVILDDEESGHMHCHENEDHKAIEFIDYEKVYENQFINNNENSNGCHHEKTHSHSHIEKCSGQTHSHSHHSHSQPERNLADIENIINMSDLKPRVKAMSTKIFRELARAEAKVHGKGINEIHFHEVGAVDSIVDIIGACICIDMLGVERIYASELHDGKGFVKCAHGLMPVPVPAVMEMLCESNIPLVTEDVPCEMVTPTGMAILKVTCSSFGKMPPLSIERTGYGMGKRDTGRFNALRAVVGTLYEHDSIPNDEISILETNIDNMSPEILGYTMEKLFDSGALDVYYTPIYMKKSRPSVVLTVLAKCGDEKKFTDIIFKETSTLGVRISHSQRYCMNRELVKVDTQYGAVRVKVASSDDIMKFAPEYEDCKNIAMKTGMPINKVYELVSEKYKREGNCVAIQ
- the larB gene encoding nickel pincer cofactor biosynthesis protein LarB, encoding MNSKELKKLLEDVKNGSVEVEQAYKEIKALPYEDLGFAKVDHHRTIRNGYPEVIYCEGKTSSQVVEIVKRLMQKNNNILATRASQEVYDAICQLTSDAEYHRDARIVVVKRKEIIITEKQIAVITAGTSDIPVAEEAAVTAEVLGNRVTRIYDVGVAGIHRLLSKMDIISEANVIIVVAGMEGALASVVGGLVDKPVIAVPTSVGYGASFGGLAALLTMLNSCASGIGVVNIDNGFGAGYLASNINKL